The nucleotide window TGAGACCAGATGATGCCGCTGCCGTAGGACAGGTGAGCACCACGCAGGTAAGGACCATTCAAGTTAGCCAGGTGACATGCCCTGTACCAGAAGCCTCCGGAGGAGAGGGAGGCACAGTTCTGGAGATAGACGTCACGGTCGCTGTCGTATGTAGAGAACTTCATTCCATTGTGGTAGGAGAGGGCGTCCCCTGTAGGTGATAAGAAGTAATGACGTTAGAAGTGACTTGGACCCCTACAGGACCCTGTGTGTACTACAGCCAGCTGCTTCTCGTATACTGTATATCCCTTTGATACAATGTATACTGTATTGTAGTGTACCCCCTggtcaggggcagattaactttaccatagcccCTAGGCtgctcaccaagcctgcccccccccccccccacacacactgtaactatggcggcactagcctggtgttcatagtacaggacagataatgtcatgatgtcctgatttgtgcaaaattgccataaaaaaactgtgatttttttcagatcatggcggaagtgtagccaggagacagtacaccactgaaagtataagtctttttgggtggtcatgggccccccaggagctcagggcccagggctgccgcccgaaacgcccctattataatcctctACTGCCccggtgatgttatatcggaggagcgacCGGTCACCTGCTGGGTGCTGAGGTGTGACAGCATTCCTGTGGTGGATGgtcaagatacagccggaccttggggtgttactttttgtggtgtgatggcacgccagcttttatttgacaaggccgATTGtatccttttcccctgtggtcagtgtcctgccggggtcccttgggatagtgtgatcacggatggccagagtggtgtagtgacccacccggactatcagatctgccaatcacagaaagggcaagtgtcccaaggttgtggtgtacgtgctgtgtcggtggaaaacggaaaaatcacagagtctctttaacttaaatagGCTTGTTGTTTACTGATGATATGTACTTGACACAAGGTTACACAATTCTGACGTTTTCTCTTGATAATATTCTTGACAATAGTTCCGGACAAATACTAGTCTATACAGTAGCTGAATCTGTAGTAGGAATACAGCGTAGGAtatagttgtgctgactgagtagtgtTCTGAGTGATAAGAGGAAGTAGAGTAATAGAGAGGAgtatgccgtgagagtctcaacccaggtagtactgtgctctgccgggataatggaggatgaggtagaatacttaaaagaagaatacctgtgcccgtgtattaaccttgaattagtcttcacaccaccttatgcccactagactcggctgaaccttcctagagggtgacacaagcccctgaccttgttacctggaatgagcggAATGCCGAGGGTTTCCTGCTcacacccgcgctgtgagatagagatcctaggcttactgcaactttgctctatctagatcaagtcctagctctttggcttttgttgtggatactgtcctgctctgttacttctcctaaACCTCGGCATAGGTtcaggttgtctctggcttgtcctctcctaagaggggtttaacactgcatagtgctgtgtagcgttattAGGGAGGAAAACTGAGTACTGTCTTATGTCCTTCCCATAtgaggttctagctaagactctAGCTTGAGAGTACGGggatctggcagagggccagggcccaaataggaccactgtggagagctatatAGCTTGCCTCCATCATCCACAATGTCTTACATGAGAGACCTTTACACTTCCtgtacccatgtgacttacttccctagCGCAACTAATGtgggctgtgagtgggtgaagagtgcaacagaagaaacaaggagagagctgataggagagaagactgattcctactggtctacagattcctgtaacacataaagaaacaataaccccttacatCCTTCAGCCGTGCaacttccaaatacacataatatggtgacgtctagtggtgaaactgtagTACTGTCTACATCACcatacaagtacagacttttacgaggggtgtatagtactgtaacacccgtggtaggacaacacaatgtatactgtgtgtgtgtatatatatgtgtgtatatatgtgtatatatatatatatatatatatatatatatatagtgtctgtgtcataccatatatatatatatatatatatatatatatatatatatatatatatataatctgtgtgtCCATCTAATACAATGTATATAGTCATCTGAATATGATTAAGAATTACCCACgagcccgtgtgtgtgtgtggttgttaCCTGCTCCACCATCACTGAAGCCGTCCACATGCAGCGTGTAGCCATCCTCCTCCGGATTGATGTTATACGGGGAGATGGCGAACTCTGCGTACTTAGCGAAGGTCATGTTGTTGTCGAAATCTCCCAAATCAACTCTCAGCTCGTACTTATTCCGGAGAGTGAGGAGGTACATATAGTGTAACCCTACAGGGAGAAACATAGGGGGCATGAGCGATGCTCTGCTGGGGACCGACGCTCTGCTAGGACGTGATGCTGTGCTGGGGAGCAATGCTCTGCTGGGGAGTGTTGCTCTTCTGTGGAGTGATGCTGTGCTGGACAGTGATGCTCTGCTGGGGAGCTCTGCTCTGCTAGGGAATTATGTTCTGTGGGGGAATGATGCTCTGCTAGGGAGTGATGCTCTGCTGGAAAGTTATTCTCTTCTGCAGCATGATGCTTTTCTGAGGGGAGATGCTTTGCTAGGGAGCGATGCTGTGCTGGGCAGTGATGCTCTGCTAGGGAGTTACGTGTTGCGAGGAAGTGATGCTCTGCTGGGAAGTGATTGTCCGTGGGGAAGCAATGCTCTGCTGTGAAGTGATGGTCTGTGGGAGGACGATGCTCTGCTGTGCAGCCTGGGACATAGTGGGTCTGTTTATGCCCTTAATGAATATAAAGCCTCAACCCATCACCTCTGGACCACCCAGGGTCCGCAGACATCTTGGTTGTTACCGATCACTCACCCAGGGTCTGCAGACATCTTGGTTGTTACCCATCACTCACCCAGGGTCTGCAGACATCTTGGTTGTTACCCATCACTCACCCAGGGTCTGCAGACATCTTGGTTGTTACCCATCACTCACCCAGGGTCCGCAGACATCTTGGTTGTTACTCACCCAGCCAGTACTCGCCGTCTGCTCTCCCGAATCCTAACCGATAGTCGCTCCAGCCCCGGAAGAAGATCAGGGAGCCATTGAACCTCTTCTGGATGACCTGTCCCCCAAACAGATGAGATCAGCAGAGAGTACAACAATGGCAGCCAACGTCCCCCAGCCCGGCACCCACCGTCCACTTGCCACCCTCAGTGGTCATGTCACAGTATACGGGCACCGCAATGCCAGGTCCGGCTGGGTAGATGATGTATGGGCCGCTCTCTTCATCCCCGTTCTCACACACGTCTTCACAATCTACAGGATACTGGTCAGTGGTGGAGCACACTGCAACAAGAACCGATGTAGGAGGTCAACACAGGGGTCACATGGCCCAGAgatatgtctcatcctccagagctgcactcactactctgctgtTACATCAAGACTCATCAGGAACCCTAAGCAAAAGGGGACATCATTTTGGGTGGGGCGGTCTTTAGTCCTCACAGTCTTGTCTGTATAATGCTTCACACTtgaggtgtaggtgcaggtgtaatgatatatgtattattataaaTCTTATCTGTTTGTGTATGGTACCATATGTGATGACAAtgtgatttttattttcatttgattagttacagttTGGCATTAAACCTCAAAGCCCAAGGGAAGGGCAATCCTTTAGCCAGGGTTTCCCTAGAGGTTTCTGCCACAGGGGTGTTTTTCCtctcctgagtgctggaggatgacTTTTTATGAGTTGGGGATTAGCTTCGTTTTGcacaatttttatgttttttttcctggacTTGGTTTGATGGTTCAGGAGTCAGATGGAAGTTGTGGTTACAGGATGTTAACCCTCATGGTGGTGAACAGACTGAGCCTAACAATGTCATAATGGTAACCTCACCCAGGCGTGGGCACGGCAGCTAAGCACAAGAGTGAAGATATTTAGTAGGGTCAACTACACTGCACTCACtaatctgctgttacatcatgtcttatcctccagagctgcactcactagtctgctgttacatcatatgttatcctccagagctgcactcactgttctgctgttacatcatgtctcatcctccagagctgccctccctgttctgctgttacataatatcttatcctccagagctgcactcactattctgctgctacatcatgtcttatcctcaagagctgcactcactattctgctgttacatcatatgttatcctccagagctgcactcactattttgctgttacataatgtctcatcctccagagctgccctcactattctgctgctacatcatgtctcatcctccagagctgcactcactattctgctgctacatcatgtcttatcctccatagttgcactcactgttctgctgttagATCATatgttatcctccagagctgcactcactatattaTTGAGCACTGGTATTAAACATGATGTGGGGATAACTGGCTACAATTCTGCTAAACCTATAGTATAAGATGAAGAATCCCTCCAGTCCAGCCATGACCTCATTTGACAAACAGTCTGCGGAGAACTTCCCATGAGAACAGGTGTGAGTTCTGTGGGTCAGGAAAACAGCTGGAAAGTGTGAGTCCCCCGGGGGTGGGatgtgggggggcgggggctttaGACGGGGGCGCAGGTAGGGAACGTGTTGTGTCAGCGCGCACTGTGTCCTGCAGATGTGAGCGAGGACTATGAGGTC belongs to Dendropsophus ebraccatus isolate aDenEbr1 chromosome 9, aDenEbr1.pat, whole genome shotgun sequence and includes:
- the LOC138800572 gene encoding microfibril-associated glycoprotein 4-like, translated to MEAAGRPSHSILLFLLLVALNSVRGQLSTKQNEEPLCSTTDQYPVDCEDVCENGDEESGPYIIYPAGPGIAVPVYCDMTTEGGKWTVIQKRFNGSLIFFRGWSDYRLGFGRADGEYWLGLHYMYLLTLRNKYELRVDLGDFDNNMTFAKYAEFAISPYNINPEEDGYTLHVDGFSDGGAGDALSYHNGMKFSTYDSDRDVYLQNCASLSSGGFWYRACHLANLNGPYLRGAHLSYGSGIIWSQWRGLYYSLKSTEMKIRRQ